The Setaria viridis chromosome 9, Setaria_viridis_v4.0, whole genome shotgun sequence sequence GCGAGCGCGAGCCTTTCTTCGCTTTGCTccgtctgctgctgctgctgctgttgccaaAAGAGCAGAGGACGGGACGGGGTGGAGAGCGCGCGCGTGCCGAAGCACCACCGTTCCTGGTTCCCGCGCTACACcgtccggcggccggcgcacaAGCCACGACTCCCAAGTCCCAGCTTCGTCTCCAGCGCCAAGGCGGAAGATAGATCCCAAAGTCTACGTGTACTGAAAACCTGTAATACAGGTCGTCTTGCAGATCAACCACCGAGTTCAGTTGGGAACACCATTTTGCGAAGCAAATTCTAGACAGAGACGGGCATCGCAGCAACAGAGCACAGGCGGGGCACCTGACCCTCAGACGTTCAGGCGCACGGCAGCCTTCAAACCTGCTTCCACGGCATGGACATGCTGACTCGAACCCTTCTGAAAGCGTCACCATGATCACACAAACAAATTACCTCATCTTCCAGCCAATGACAACACAAGAGCGTCATGAGAACAACCCATCGGCACCGCAACAGAGTGGCATATCACAGGGCCCTGATCGCAGCCATGATAGCAGAACACGACGCGACAGGCTGCTCATTTCGCAAGTACCAGAACAGTAATCATCCGTACAACAAAAGGTCAGTCAAGGTATAGCTTCACATTGATCCCATTATCGATCAGCGACTGGACAACGGCCCTGATCTTCCCCTCGAACTTGTCCCGCTCCCTCGGCGTGTACGTGCAGGTGTAGACGTCGGCCTCCTTCGCCCTCTCAGCCAGGAAACGGCCCACGGCCAGGCAGGCCGGTATGTCGGACCTCGACTTGAGCGCCGCCTTGATGTCCTTCGAATTGGTCCCGGCGACCGCGACCTGCCTGCACGTCGAGCGGTGCGTGAGGGACGCCGAGACGAAGCGCTTGGATATGAAGACGTCCAGCGTGAAGGGCTCCATGTGGGCGATGGTGCGCTGCTTAAAAGAAATATGCTTGTGTGGGTTCTTCGAtctcttttccttcttgtaTGTGTAGGGTTTACTGTTATCTTCATCCACAAAGTCCTCCACGCCAAAGAAGCTCCTGGAAGAGCTTAAGATCTGCAAAGGGGGGAAAACAAATCAACACTGATAGCAAGTGAATCTTAAAAAAGAAATGTAAAATAGCTAATAACCATTGCATTCAGTATAAAACACACACAAACCAACACCTGTGAGGAAGTGAATCTGAAAGGGAAACGTGCAGGAAAAACCTTTTCCATTGCATTCAGTATTAATAATTGCTGGAATAGATTGTGGATGCCATTTTACTCTGAATTGTCAATTGCTACTGCATCTCTGGTAAGTGAATTGTTTATCCAGCTTATAAATGTGCAGCTTATACAAAATAGTAAAAATGACTGTAAGAGTTCAGCAGCAAGCGGTAGCTTTAGGCCTTTTAGAAATACATGGCATCATTGAAACTGAAAGTTTAAAAATGTACAATAATAGCAAATGTTGGAATCCAGGCCTGAATTGTTTTCTGGCTTTGTTTTAGGCCAGTTGTGTGACCATTAAAATTTTGTTCCTATGTTAATGGAATAGCAGCTCCCTCCGACCTCCCACCCACCCCCaccacaaaaaaaaaggtagtCAGTGCGTATTTTGCAGTAAAAAGAATCAGTATTGCACTATTGCATGTATTCCCAGAAAAAAAACACTACCGGATGCCTAAGACTAGTTTTGGAGAATGACTTGTATGCCCACATGGATAAAAGACTTATTGGCACTTGCTATGTCATCAGGTTCACAACCAA is a genomic window containing:
- the LOC117835873 gene encoding uncharacterized protein, with product MLRNILSQSWRNGAHVLQEGNPGPALYTCWRRFHSGQILSSSRSFFGVEDFVDEDNSKPYTYKKEKRSKNPHKHISFKQRTIAHMEPFTLDVFISKRFVSASLTHRSTCRQVAVAGTNSKDIKAALKSRSDIPACLAVGRFLAERAKEADVYTCTYTPRERDKFEGKIRAVVQSLIDNGINVKLYLD